The DNA region TCCGTTTACAGGCTTGGCATCTTGTTTTGTTAATGCGTTGTTTATATGTGAAATATCAATTAAAACCAACGGGACTTTTTTAATTTTAAAATCACCTATTTCAATTTTATTTTTCTTTGAAATTTGAGTGTCAATTTCTTCAGGACCAGCTCCTGCCGCTTTGTGTTCAGATTCTTCCGTTTTTAGATTAAAAGTTTCAATTTCATCAAAACCAACACAGGAATTTGAAGCTCCAGTATCTAAAATAAATCGCCCTTTTACACCATTTATTTTGGCTTTTATCTCAAAATGATTGGTGGCAATTTTTTTTAATTTAATGCTAATGTATTTTTTATTAATTAAAAAATCTTTTAAGGTCATGCTTATATAACAGATTTGAATTGTTCTAAAAATCTGATATCATTTTCAAACAACATTCTAATATCTGGAATTTGATACAACAACATTGCAATTCGTTCAATACCCATCCCAAAAGCAAATCCGCTATATTTTTCAGAATCTATTTTTGTGTTTTTCAATACATTGGGATCAACCATGCCGCAACCCATAATCTCTAGCCAACCCGTACCTTTGGTAATTCTGTAATCGGTCTCGGTTTTTAATCCCCAGTAAATATCAACCTCTGCACTAGGCTCGGTAAACGGAAAATACGAAGGACGTAACCTGATTTTAGATTTTCCGAACATTTCTTTGGTAAAATAGGTCAAGGTCTGTTTCAAGTCGGCAAAAGAAACATCGGTATCAATATACAAACCTTCTACTTGATGAAAAATACAATGCGAACGTGCTGAAATATCTTCATTTCTAAAAACACGTCCTGGAGAAATAGTTCTAATTGGCGGTTTGTTGTTTTCCATATACCGGATTTGAACAGAAGAAGTATGCGTTCTCAAGAGCATATCTTTTTGCACATTTTTATGTTTTTCAACAAAAAAGGTGTCCTGCATGTCTCTAGCAGGGTGGTATTCCGGTAAATTTAAAGCGGTAAAATTATGCCAATCGTCTTCAATTTCTGGCCCTTCAGAAATGGTAAACCCAATACGTGAAAACACCTCAATAATTTGATTTTTTACTATGGAGATAGGATGTCTTGCTCCCAGTTCAATAGGTTCAGCAGGTCTGGTTAAATCGCCATAACTATTTTTTTGTTCGGTAGTGTTTACAAGAGCATTGGTTAAAGTTTCAACTTTTTGTTCAGCATTGGTTTTTAAAGTGTTTAACGCTTGACCAAACTCTTTTTTTTGCTTCGGGTCAACGTTTTTAAACTCAGCAAATAAACCCTTTAATATGCCTTTACTACCTAAATATTTTATTCTAAACACTTCTATTTCTTCCTTTGAGCTGGAATTAAAAGCATTGATGTCGTTAATGTATTCTTTTACTTTGTCTAACATTGATTGCTTAACTTGGTTTGCAAATTTACTATTTTTAGTCAATTGATAGGAATAGTTTTTTTATTATTCTAAAGTTATTGAATTATAATAAATGGATGTATGTCCACGGCGTATCTTAGAATTACAAAGTACGTCATTCTGAATTTATTTCAGGGTGACGTAGTAGTCATTTGATAAAAAAGGATAGACAAACAAATAAATTGTGTTTTTAAATTACGAAAACCATAATTTAACTACATTTGTTAGTAATATATTTGATAAAATCATAAAACCAAGCTATACAAATTATGGAATCTAAAATAAATGCTTTTATGGACGAGGTGAGAAAACGTAATCACCACGAGCCTGAATTTTTACAAGCGGTACAAGAAGTTGCTGAAACAGTAATACCTTACATTGTTGATAAAGAAATTTATTATGGCAAAAATATTTTATTAAGAATGGTAGAGCCAGAGCGATTAATTTCGTTTCGCGTGGCATGGGTAGATGATGACGGAGAAATTCATGTAAACAGAGGGTATCGTATTCAAATGAATTCAGCCATTGGGCCTTATAAGGGAGGTTTACGATTTCATCCAACCGTAAATGCAAGTATTCTAAAGTTTTTAGCTTTTGAACAAGTCTTTAAAAATAGTTTAACAACGTTACCAATGGGTGGTGGAAAAGGAGGCTCAGATTTTGACCCTAAAGGAAAATCTGATGATGAGGTAATGCGTTTTTGCCATGCTTTTATGCTAGAATTGAATAGACATATTGGCCCAAATACGGATGTGCCTGCTGGCGATATTGGAGTGGGAGCAAGAGAAATCGGATACTTATTTGGCATGTACAAAAGAATTAGAAATGAGTTTACAGGTGTTTTAACAGGTAAAGGCCGTTCTTGGGGTGGCTCGTTAATTAGACCAGAAGCAACAGGTTACGGAACAGTTTATTTTGCCCAAAGTATGTTACAAACACAGGATAAAGATTTTAAAGGTAAAAATGTCGTTATTTCTGGTTCAGGTAACGTGGCACAATATGCTGCTGAAAAGGCAATCCAATTAGGGGCTAAAGTGTTAACGCTTTCAGATTCTAAGGGTTATGTTGTAGATGAAGAAGGGATTGACCAAGAAAAATTGGAATATGTAATGGATTTAAAAAACAATAAAAGAGGTCGTATTTCTGAGTATGCAGATAAATATGCTTCAGCAACATTCCATAAAGGTAAAACGCCTTGGGAAGTTAAATGTGATATTGCCTTGCCCTGTGCCACTCAAAACGAATTAAATGGTGACGATGCAAAAACATTGATTAAAAATGGTTGTATTTGCGTGGCAGAAGGTGCAAATATGCCTTCTACACCAGAAGCGATGCATGAATTTCAAAACGCAAAAATTCTTTTTGCACCTGGTAAAGCTTCAAATGCCGGTGGTGTTGCTACTTCTGGATTGGAAATGTCACAAAATTCGTTACGAATAAGTTGGTCTAGAGAAGAAGTAGATGATCGCTTAAAAGGAATTATGGAAGATATACACAACTCTTGTATTGAGTACGGAAAAGAAGAAGATGGCTATTGTAATTATGTAAAAGGTGCAAATATTGCTGGGTTTGTAAAAGTTGCGGATGCGATGTTAGCTCAAGGGGCAATTTAGATAAATAATTCATAATAATACGCTTAACAGTATTGTGATTATACATGCATTAGGCAAAATAAGATAGCCAAAAAACATGAATCTCAATTTATTTGATAAGTATTCTGACAGATATCCTATCAGTTCAAATACATCCAAAAGAGAATTACACAAAATTCTTAAGCATGAAAACTTAAGTATAATTCAATTTGTTGATCCAATTGAAAATGTTCAAGTTTTCAAAAATATAGAGTCAGTTATTCTTAAAGAAAAACCAAACATAGAATTAAGAGCTTTTGGTCATTATGGAAAAGTGTGTGACTTAAAATTTCTTGAGCATGTTCCCTCTTTAAAAAAATTCTCGGCTGATTGTTTAATGGACGCAATTAACCTCGAAAGCATAAATGAACTCCTGAAACTTGAGGAATTAAGTATTGGAATATTTAATCTGACCGACTTTAATTTTCTAAATAAAATTACACCAGAAATTAAATCTCTTTTTATAGGAAGAACTGCTTCTAAGAAACCAAACGTTTCTGCTATTTCTCGATTTTTTGAATTAAAATATCTATACCTAGAAGGACATAACAAAGGTATTCAAGAAATATCAAAACTTTCCAAATTGGAAGAAATTGTTCTACGTTCAATTTCAACCGAAAATCTTGATTTTCTGAAAAACTTACAGAAACTATGGTCTGTGGATATCAAGCTTGGTGGAATAAAAAATTTTGATGCATTAGCGGAAATTAGAGGTGTAAAATACTTGGAATTATGGCAAGTAAGAAATTTAATGGACATCAGTTTCATTTCGAGAATGACCGATTTACAAAATATTTTTCTTCAATCTCTACCGAATGTTGAAGAATTACCAAATTTTGAAAAAAATAAAAAATTGAGAAGAATAGGTCTAGAAAATCTTAAAGGTTTAAAAAAGATAAATTCGTTAGAATTTGTCGAAAAATTAGATGAATTCTTCTTTTTTGATTGTTCTCAACTCCAGCCTGAGGATTTTATTCCTTTATTTAAAAATAAAAATTTAAAATATGCTTCCGTTTATTTCGGAAGTGATAAGAGTAATGATCAATTTAAGAAATTATTAATAGAATATCGGAAATTAGAATACAAAAGAAAGAAATTTAATTATATTTCCTAATGATAGCTATAATTAATTGTGGCGGAATTTTCTAACCGAGAATTCCTAACTTTAAACCATAGCCGAAAAGTTACAATTTCTTTCAAAACTAAAAAGACTAATAAAACATCTAAACAAAATTCAAACACTATGAAACACACAATTATTCTGGCTGTCATAATGTTATTCAGTTTGGTTGGATCACCCTTGTTTGCTCAAGAGGATAGTTTTATTAAGGACTATTTAGAACGATTGGAGAATTCTCGTAAGTATTTACTTCTTGTGGCAGAAAAAATGCCAGAGGATAATTATAACTTTAAGGCCTCCGAGGAATCATTATCCTTTGCTGAAAATTTAATGCATATAGGCTATGCTGTAGATTGGCACAGTCAGTCATTATTAGGTGGACGAGAATCTAGGGATTGGAAAACGGACACCATTTTTAAGGTTGGTAATAAATCTAAAAAAGAAATGATTGCAACAATTAATAAAACATTTAATGAAACCATAAAACTAATTAATCAATTTGATACAACTAAATTAGATGACAAGCTAGACTATTTTGGTTTGAATAGAACAAAAAGACAAATTTTCTTACTACTAGCTGATCACATAACTCACCATAGAGGGCAGATGCTTGTTTACATGAGATTAAACGGTCTTGTTCCACCCAGATACGTTTTGTTTCAGTAATTTAAACTAATCTTGATAATAGTCTTAACTACCACGACTAAATAATTGTTATCTTTGTGTTTAATGGCTTAGCGAATGTCAAAAAAGACCCTT from Aureibaculum sp. 2308TA14-22 includes:
- the pheS gene encoding phenylalanine--tRNA ligase subunit alpha, with protein sequence MLDKVKEYINDINAFNSSSKEEIEVFRIKYLGSKGILKGLFAEFKNVDPKQKKEFGQALNTLKTNAEQKVETLTNALVNTTEQKNSYGDLTRPAEPIELGARHPISIVKNQIIEVFSRIGFTISEGPEIEDDWHNFTALNLPEYHPARDMQDTFFVEKHKNVQKDMLLRTHTSSVQIRYMENNKPPIRTISPGRVFRNEDISARSHCIFHQVEGLYIDTDVSFADLKQTLTYFTKEMFGKSKIRLRPSYFPFTEPSAEVDIYWGLKTETDYRITKGTGWLEIMGCGMVDPNVLKNTKIDSEKYSGFAFGMGIERIAMLLYQIPDIRMLFENDIRFLEQFKSVI
- a CDS encoding DinB family protein; the encoded protein is MKHTIILAVIMLFSLVGSPLFAQEDSFIKDYLERLENSRKYLLLVAEKMPEDNYNFKASEESLSFAENLMHIGYAVDWHSQSLLGGRESRDWKTDTIFKVGNKSKKEMIATINKTFNETIKLINQFDTTKLDDKLDYFGLNRTKRQIFLLLADHITHHRGQMLVYMRLNGLVPPRYVLFQ
- the gdhA gene encoding NADP-specific glutamate dehydrogenase — its product is MESKINAFMDEVRKRNHHEPEFLQAVQEVAETVIPYIVDKEIYYGKNILLRMVEPERLISFRVAWVDDDGEIHVNRGYRIQMNSAIGPYKGGLRFHPTVNASILKFLAFEQVFKNSLTTLPMGGGKGGSDFDPKGKSDDEVMRFCHAFMLELNRHIGPNTDVPAGDIGVGAREIGYLFGMYKRIRNEFTGVLTGKGRSWGGSLIRPEATGYGTVYFAQSMLQTQDKDFKGKNVVISGSGNVAQYAAEKAIQLGAKVLTLSDSKGYVVDEEGIDQEKLEYVMDLKNNKRGRISEYADKYASATFHKGKTPWEVKCDIALPCATQNELNGDDAKTLIKNGCICVAEGANMPSTPEAMHEFQNAKILFAPGKASNAGGVATSGLEMSQNSLRISWSREEVDDRLKGIMEDIHNSCIEYGKEEDGYCNYVKGANIAGFVKVADAMLAQGAI
- a CDS encoding retropepsin-like aspartic protease family protein → MTLKDFLINKKYISIKLKKIATNHFEIKAKINGVKGRFILDTGASNSCVGFDEIETFNLKTEESEHKAAGAGPEEIDTQISKKNKIEIGDFKIKKVPLVLIDISHINNALTKQDAKPVNGIIGADVLEEGNAIIDYKKRKLYLSK